The window CCAGCTCGACGCCGAGGGCGGTCTGTTGACTGTGGAGGCGATCCACGCCAGCCAGCACGCTCTGCTCGGCGGCGTCCACATGGGTGATGCCGTACTCGTGCCAGGCGAACACGCTCACAGCCCCTTGGTCGTGACGGACGCCGAGCGAGGCGGTGTGCGTCGTTGCGTTATCGCCGAAGCGCAGGGCGCCGTTGCCGTCCGACCCGAGGATGTGCGCATCCTGCGTAATGACGCTGGTCTCAGCGTGCCAGAGGGTGTTCTCACCGTAGGTGCCGACCAGCGCCATGGACACCTCTTCAGCCGTGCTGGAGTCTTCCGGGCTGGGGCGCAGGGCGTCGGTGCGAACATCGTTGGCGGCCCGCGTGACGGCTACTCGCAGGCGGGCGTTCTCCGCGACGGGGAAGGCTGCACCCATCACGCTCGCCTGGTCCCACCCCTGGATGTGGGCATCGCTATCCACGCCCATCAGCAGGTCGCTATCGTTGGCGAGGACCGGAGACTGCCACGGCGTGCCGAAGTCGAGCTGCGCCTGGTGGATATCGAGCCGCAGGCCGTCCTCGAAGTCCATGACCAGCGACATGGACTCGGTGGTCGGGCGGTCGCCTTCGGCGAGGCCGAGTGTGTCCACGCTGCCGCGGGTCATCAGGGTCATGCGGGTGCCGAAGGCCGGGTTGTCGATCTCGGAGTGCGTCCGCGGCGTTGCCAGTGCGCCAAGGGCGGCGCCGAAGTCGAACCCGCGGCCGGGCAGGGCGTCGGCGTCGATCGCCATGGCAGAGAGGTCCACAGCGTAGTCCCGGTTACGCTCATCGATGGCAACGGCGTGACTCAGCGCCTCGTTGGACGAGAGGCTGTCGCCAAGCGCCGGGCCGGTCGTGAGCGTGGTGCTGGCGAGTGTCGCGCTGGACTCGGAATCGGCGCTGGCAACGCTCAGCTCCCCTTCAGGCGCGAAGGCGGCCTCAAGGTCCAGTGCGCCGTGACCGAACACCGGTGACAGGGTGTGATCGTAGCGGTCTGATTCCAGCTCAGCGTCTTCGTCCGCGTCATCGATGGAGTCCTGAAAGGCATCGAAGTCCCGGTTGGCGGACTCAAACAGGATCGCGACCAGCTCATCCATATCCTTGTGCGACCAGCGCTCTTTCATGAGGGCAAGGGAGCCGGTGACAAGCGGCGCGGCCATGGAGGTGCCGCTCATCTCGGTGAGGGACGTGTCACTCTCATTCCATGTGCTGGCCGAGGGGATTGCTTCTCCCGGTGCAGCGATGTAGTGCTCAGCCCCCCCGGCATCGACGTCGCCAGAAGCGTTGCTTTGGGCAAGTTCAGACAGTGCTTCATTGGTCTCATCCATGGCGCCGACAAGAACCCCGAGCCCGCCGGCCTCGTCGTCGTTTGCTAACCTGTTTGC is drawn from Aquisalimonas asiatica and contains these coding sequences:
- a CDS encoding S8 family serine peptidase; amino-acid sequence: MGGNDSLGLFRASLSVMVAGIAVAVLLAGCASSSSGGNGGSSAPDDDPVWDDEPSNGDGDDEDEEEDEPEPVETNDQDYVIDDGGIANPWLNAEGDPSWSEPTEDDVEVHQAAQTMGLLDEDGNRASYLPDGDGEPLTGDGVTIAVYDNFIMEDHVQLSERDGDSNLTRYHNDTRDAPDNHGTHVAALAAGRNGVASSADLELFEGYNDSGDTSALQPPGDTDLYDDVVNDTDASIVNLSVSSVNTDADDLAAVLDEGIALVMAAGNDEDSVPNSTSLETANRLANDDEAGGLGVLVGAMDETNEALSELAQSNASGDVDAGGAEHYIAAPGEAIPSASTWNESDTSLTEMSGTSMAAPLVTGSLALMKERWSHKDMDELVAILFESANRDFDAFQDSIDDADEDAELESDRYDHTLSPVFGHGALDLEAAFAPEGELSVASADSESSATLASTTLTTGPALGDSLSSNEALSHAVAIDERNRDYAVDLSAMAIDADALPGRGFDFGAALGALATPRTHSEIDNPAFGTRMTLMTRGSVDTLGLAEGDRPTTESMSLVMDFEDGLRLDIHQAQLDFGTPWQSPVLANDSDLLMGVDSDAHIQGWDQASVMGAAFPVAENARLRVAVTRAANDVRTDALRPSPEDSSTAEEVSMALVGTYGENTLWHAETSVITQDAHILGSDGNGALRFGDNATTHTASLGVRHDQGAVSVFAWHEYGITHVDAAEQSVLAGVDRLHSQQTALGVELDLFDQGRTGAVVSRPLRVTRGSADLSVPNGINDDGDVTYLEASADMSPSGQETRVEAYYARGFAWGDAEGEFRLNATVRNQPNNIASADQMLGAGAVTSVRF